The Caldicellulosiruptor acetigenus DNA window TTTTAGCCTGTTATAAAATCTTCCAAAGGTGATGATGCCTGAGCATACTCATATTCTTTCAAAAGTCCAACCTCAAAAGCAAGTCTTCCTGCCTCAACAGCTTTAGAAAATGCTAAAGCCATTTTCACTGGGTCTGAAGATGTTGTAATTGCTGTGTTGATAAGCACAGCATCAGCTCCCATCTCCATAGCCTTTGCTGCATGAGATGGTCTTCCTATCCCTGCATCAATTATCACAGGGATTTTTATCTCGTTTATAATCGGTTTTAAAAGCACTTCACAACCTATACCTTTGTTTGTTCCAATTGGTGAGCCAAGCGGCATGACAGCTTCAACACCAATTTGCTCAAGCTCCTTTGCAAGGTTGAGGTCTGGGTATATATACGGGAAAACCTTGAACCCTTCTTTTACCAGAATCTCGCAGGCTTTCAAAGTCTCAATGCTGTCCGGGAAAAGATACTTTGTATCCTTTTCAATTTCAACCTTTACCCAGTTGGAATTTGTAAGCTCTCTTCCTATCATTGCAATCTTTACAGCCTCTTTGTGGTCCTGCGCACCTGAAGTGTTTACCATGATTATTGCATCTTTAGGGATATATTCCAACACGTTTTTGGTATGCTTGGTATTTGGACCAATTCGTCTGACAGCTACTGCAAAAACTTCTACTCCTGCCTCATAGTACATCTTTTCAATAAGTGAGTAGTCAGGAAGCTTTCCTGTTCCAACAAAAAGTCTTGATTTGAGGGTCTTGCCTCCTATCTCGAACATATCAATCGTCTCCTTTCTGCGTATAGTTTTTAAACTTGCAAAACTTGAAGCTTTTAACCACCGCCAACAAAGCTGACAATTTCAACATAATCTCCGTCTTTGAGCAAGAAATTTTCCCACATCTCTTTTTTCACAATTTCGCCATTGACTAAAACTGCACAGACTTGAGGATTTAAATTAAGACTTAGCAAAAGCTGAAGTATGCTTCCACAAAACTCCATCTCTTTGTCATTTACCCTTATCAAAGCTTTCACCTCCATTAAAACAAAAAGCTGCCTTTGCCGGCAGCTCTTTAAACTTTTTGTGTAAATTTTGGTCCATCTTTTATAAAACAAAAAGCCTTTAATGCCGGACTATTTTGCATTAAAGGCTTTTAAATCTTTGCTTTCCCTTCGCCGGCATTACCCGGATCAGGTTCAAAGGGTCAAGGCACAGGGATTTTTTTAGTGCCTACTCTCAGCCGAGCTTTACCCCGCTCAGCTCCCCCTTAAAACCAGATATTTAGTTTTTCATTTTTAGTATAGCACTTTGAAGCAGGTTGTGCAAGAGAAGTTGGATACCTTGTTGAACACCTGCCAAAAATTCTTTCGTTTTTGTCTCATCTAAAAGCCTTGCCACATTTGATACAAACTCACCCATTGTTCTCACCATATTATTGAAATTTTAATTTATTCTTCACTTTCATTAAAAAGTCTTATAATAAAATAGATCATACTTCCGAATATTATGAAAGCAAAGAAAAATACTAATAAAAGAAACATAACTTTGTTTAACTTTATCACTTTAAACGTATATAGCAAGATAATACTCAAGAAAATTTGACCCATCCAAGAAAGCAATATAAAAGAGCAGGTCATAATTTTTCTCATATTATAATTTAATTCGTATGAGTCTCCTTTTAAAGGCACACTAAGTTTCATCTTCCCTCTTATTGTTAGTTCAAAGAAAAGATAAAAAATAACCAAGATAACTAATTGGACAATGACAAGAGGTAAAGAAATTTTTATAAGCTCACTTTTATTAATAATTGCACTTAACTCAGAATTCAAGTTAAAATTAATTGAAAGTTTGTGGGGTAAAGTTTTATACTTTAAAAAACATATAAATACAATTACAATAATTAAAACAAGTTGTAAAAGAAAATATAACCTTGATGGATATTTTTCATTATTATACACTGTGAACCATACTCCCTAAATTACAAAATATCTTAACTTTCATAAGATAATTATATAATTTCCCAATATATAATGTCAAACTCCAATTTCTTAATAAATCATAACTTTCTGTTAAATCGAAAGATATTAATTCAGTTTCAAAAAATAAAAAGAGCAAAGCTTGCAGCCTTGCCCTTAAAAGTTTATTAAAATTCATCTTAAATTACTTATGTGCAGCAGTCCTAAAAGCCATTTGATAAAGCTCTTCTTTTCAGTCTTTTTTGTAGTAGTAGGAATTAATTGAGTTTTTGCTACATTCTTTTCTGTAACTTTAGCTCTTATTTCATCTGTTTTCAAAACAAATTTAACCTCTCCATCCATATCTTTTGAGATACCTGTAAATGCTTTGTACTCCTGCGATAAGTCTTTCATGGCTTCTAAAGTATCTTTTATATCTTCAATCTTATCAATAACCTCATTTGCCTTCGAATTCAGTTTTGCAATTCCTTCTTTCTGGAACTTCTCATAGCTGCTGCTAAAAGTTTTCAGCCCTTCTTGAATCTGTTTCGAACCAGTATATAGCTTTTCAGAAGCATCAGCTACAGTTTTTACTTCTGGCTTGATTGATACAATGTAGAAAGAGCATCTTTGACATCATCTAAGGAAACAACCTTATTCAGCTCCATTTCCCCTACTCATCTGTTTTTGAAGTCTTTCGGTGAGGGCTTTTGCTGCGTTGTAGCCCATCTTCTTTTGTCTGTTGTTCATTGCTGCAACCTCAACAATTATAGCAAGATTTCTACCGGGTCGTACAGGAATCACAACTGTTGGAACTTTTATCCCCAAAATCTCTATGTACTGGTCATGAAGACCAAGCCGTTCATATTCCTTGCCCTGTTTCCATGTTTCAAGCTGGATAACAAGGTCAATTCTTTCGGACTCTTTGACGCACCCAACACCAAACAGGTTTTTGACATCCAATATTCCAATCCCTCGAATTTCGATAAGATGCCTTATAATCTCGGGGGCTTCACCGACAAGTGTCTTTTCAGAAACCTTTCGAATCTCAACTGCATCGTCGGCAACAAGAATGTGCCCTCTTTTCACAAGCTCCAAAGCAGTTTCGCTCTTCCCAACCCCACTTTCGCCAAGCATCAAAACACCTTCACCATACACATTTACCAGCGTGCCATGGCGGGTTATCCTTGGTGCAAGTTCGTGTGTCAAAAAAGTGCTCAAATTTGTCATGAACCTTGTAGTAACCTCTTGAGTGCGAAGAAGAGGAACACCATACTTTTTGGAAAATTCTAAAAACTCCTCAAAAGGTTCCTGGTTTGAGGTAATTATCACACACGGGATATTTCGCTGAAAAAGTCTTTCAATTGCATTTCTTCGCTGCGAGGGTGTCATAGTCTTCAAATACGCCATCTCAGAGATTCCGATTATCTGAACCCTCTGCTCATCAAAATACTCAAAAAACCCCATAAGCTGCAAAGCGGGTCTATTTAAGTTCATATCCTTTATCTTTCTCTCTTCAATTCCACTGATTTCTGTCAAACACTCTAAATTTAGCTCTTTTATTATTTTGCCAACTGTCGTATAGAACAATTTGTACCCACACCTTTCTTTCTGCGTCAATTTATTTTTATACTCCAATCTTTTCTTTTATTTTCAAAGCTATATCATATGGAATATCAGCCACTTTTACAATCTCTTCAATGCTTGCCTTTCGCAAATTGTCAATTGACCCAAAAGTTCTAAAGAGCTTAAGTTTCCTCTTCTCTCCTATTCCCTCTATTTCATCTAAAATTGACTCATACAGATGCTTCTTTCTAACTTCTCTGTGAAACTTCACCGCAAACCTGTGCGTCTCTTCTTGAATAGCATATATAAGTTTATACACAAGCGGATACTCTTGAATACCTACTTCTTTACCATTGTAAATCAAGTCCCTTGTTTTGTGCCTATCATCCTTTACCATGCCAGCAACAGGAATAGAAAATCCCAAAGTGTTCAAAACCTCTAAAGCAGCATTGACCTGATTTTGCCCACCATCAATCAATATCAAATCAGGGATTCTCCCATGTTTTTCTAAGTTTGTCAACCTCCTTGTCAAAACCTCTTTGACGCTTCTTATATCATCTTGCCCTTCAAATCCTTTTATTTTGAACTTTCTGTAAAATTCTTTGTTGAATTTTCCATCCTCAAACACAACAAGGGTCCCTACATTATCAGCACCTGCAATGTTGGAAATGTCGTAGCTTTCTATCTTCTCAATTTCATTTTCAAGCCCAAGGATATTTTTAAGAGTTAAAAGCGCCTCAGCATAAACATCATCTACTCTTTGCCTGTTCGCAAGGGAAATCTCTGCATTCTTTTTTGCCATGTCAAGAAGCTGCTTTTTTTCACCCTGTTTTGGGGTAATCACCTTCACTTTAAATCCATAAAGTTTTTCAATCATCTTTTCAATATTGTCAGCATTTTCTATTCTGTGAGGAATTATGATTTCCTTTGGCAGCGATACAACATCAGAGTAGTACTGTTCTAAAAACCTCTCAAATGTGTCCTCCTCAGCTTTCAAAACAAACTCTTCCTTGTTTATAAGCTTGCCATTTCTGATAATCAGCACAACAATTGCAATGTGTGCGTCATCTTTTGCAAAGTTTATAACATCTTCGCTTCTGTCATCTGCATAAACGACTTTCTGTTTTGTAATTATTTGCTCAAGGCTTGAAAGCTTATTTTTTATCTCCTGCGCCTTTTCAAACATTAGATTTCCGGCATATTCAAACATCTTTGCTTTGAGCTCTTCAACAATCTCATCGCCTTTGCCGCTCAAAACCTTTACAGCTCTGTCAACAAGCTTTTGGTATTCTTCCTCAGATACATCTCCTTTGCACACACCAAGACACTTTTCTATATGAAAATTAAGGCAGGGCCTGCCCTTGCCAAGCTGGTCAGGAAACTTTTTCTTGCAAGTCCTGAGCATAAAAAGGCTTTTGAGTAGCTCCACCGTCTGCTTTACAGAATACCCACTGACATACGGACCAAAATAACGGCTGCCGTCCTTTTCAACCTTTCTTGTTGTCACAAGCCGTGGAAACATCTCGTTTGTTATCTTTATATATTGGTAGTTTTTGTCATCCCTGAGCAGAACATTGTATTTGGGCCTGTATTCTTTTATAAGGTTGCACTCTAAAATCAAAGCTTCTACCTCGTTGTCTGTCACAATATAGTCAAGGTCTTTTATTTTTTTTACCATGAGCTTTGTCTTTGGCGGCATGTCTGATGAGTTTTGAAAATACTGTCTGACCCTATTTCGCAGGTTTACAGCCTTGCCAACATATATAACATTTCCATTTTCATCTTTCATTATATAAACGCCCGGCGATGTTGGAAGATTAGAAAGCTTTTCCTCAAGCAGCATCGGTCATCTCCTCTTTTTTCTTCGCACCCAGTATTCTTTTATTGAGATTGAGGTTGAGACTGACTATTTTCTAAAATTTCCACTCTTATGTAAGTGGGGAAGACATCAAAATCTTCTATGTTTGAAGGCTTTTCAACCAACACCTGAAGGTCGTAACTTCCTTTGGTCAGATTTGAAACGTCCACATACGCCTTCAAAGAATTAAAATCTACAGAATTTTGCGCACTTTGGTAGTATTTGAGCTTCACTGTAGCTTTGTCAGGGCTGAGTTTTGCAACAAGCCCTGGTGATAGTCCTCTCACTTCAACAGGGATATTGATAGATTTCTCGACAACTGAATCTGTGTATATAGTGATTGTAACCTGTTTTACATTATCTAAAGACTTTATATTCTTTGGTAGACTGAAGTCAAACTGAAAAGTTGATTTATTTTCAAGCATCTTTGTATCAATAGTCCCCACAACAATCTCATTTATTGAGTTTATGTCTTCTTCTTTTCCTGCTATATTGATTGTAGAAGGTTTTAAAATTATCTTTGATATCACTTTGCTTGGTGGAAGACTACCTTTGAACTTGACACTCAAAGGTACCTGTTTTGTCTTGAGTATCTCCACATACACATCTATGCTCTTTTGGGACAGGTCAAAAAGCGATGTTATGTCTTTTCCCCTTGAATCTATTACCTTCACAGGTACAGACGCTTTGAACGACCTGTCGTTAAGACTTAAGTTCAGCTGAGCTACGCATTTCGAAATCTCTTTTATATCACTCTCAGCACCTTTTATGCTTATCACGTTAGGCTCTTCCTGATAATTATTTATAATGTAACCTTTCTTAGGATTTCCATTTATCTCAACCGAAACATCTTTCTGGATTGTCACAAGATTGTCAATAGACACTGTAACGTTTTTAGGATACACACTCTCTATGTTAATCCTGTGGTAAGGGTTCTGGATAGCTATTGGAAGTTTTACATCACCTGTCTGTCTTATATCAGAAAAGTCTACCGTTGCCTGGATATTCTTTTCATCTACTTTGCTAAGTTCATCCTGTGTACCGCTTATAACTATTCTCACTTCTTTGGCATCAGCTTCTGTCATCACAAGACCTTTTGACAAAGTTGCAATGTTGTATCTAATGGGAATAATTATCTCTCTTTTCTTTATAGGATTTATAATGCTATTTACATAGAACCACAGAACAATTGCAATCAAAATTGAAACAACTTTGAGCCAGAAATTGTCGTCTTTTGGTTTTTTTATTGCAATCTTTTTCAAACTCTAACGCCTCCACTTGAAAATACTTAGCCCATTTTTCTCTTTTTCTTGTTTCAAAGGCCTGAGAAGTATTTTTCTTAAAGCCTCAGGTCCTAAGTTTCTTGTAAGCCCACCATTGTACGCAACAGAAATAATACCTGTCTCTTCTGATACAACAATTGCTGTTGCATCAGAATTTTCGGAAATCCCAAGTGCTGCTCTGTGCCGTGTTCCAAGCTCTTTACTTATGTACCTGTTCTCAGATAGAGGCAAAAAACATGCAGCTGCTTTTATCTTCCCATCTCTTATAATCACTGCGCCATCATGAAGTGGGGTGTTTGGAATAAATATATTTATCAAAAGCTGGGATGAAATCTCTGAATCAATTATAATCCCTGTGTTGATAATATCCCCTATTTTGGTCTGACCTTCGACAACAATCAATGCACCAATTTTATTCTTGGAAAGATACATCACAGCTTTTATAATCTCTTCAACGCTGTTTTGCCACTTTATTACCATTTCCTCATCAGGGTCAAGCCACAAAAACTTGCCCCAGATTTTGCTTCTACCAATCTCCTCTAAAGCACGTCTTAGTTCTGGTTGGAAAACTATCAAAAGAGCCAGCACACCATACGATAGTGTATTTGTCAAAAGCCAGTTTATGACATTAAGACTCAGCCACTTGCTCACCTGTGTAATAACAATCAGCACCGCTATTCCTTTTATGAGCTGATACGCTCTTGTGTCTTTTATCCACACAATTATTTTGTATATCACAAACGACACAATTGCAATGTCAATAATATCAAACGGCGAAATTCTTATAAGCGTTACATTTCTCAAAAACTCCTGAAGATAAAAAGAAAAATCTTTCAGCAAACCTTTCTCCCCCACTATTTTTTAAATATTGCCAAGATACACATTCACAAGATACTTCTTAGCAACCTCTCTCAGTCTCATTAACGTTTCTTTTGGAGTTGGTGGAAGGGTCATCTTGTATCTTGGAAAATATCTTGTAAGGTGTAGCGGAATTCTATCATCAATTGAGGCAATCCACTTTGCAAGACTTTCTATTTCTTCATCCCTATCATTTAACGTTGGTATAATGAGTGTTGTTATTTCAATATGAATCTTTTTAGCGCAAATCTCAACAAACCTTTTTACCGTCTCTAAATCCCCGCTGCAAACCTTTTTATAAAACTCATCATTAAAAGCTTTCACATCAATGTTTGCTGCGTCAATCACTTCAAGAAGGTCATTGAGCGGTTCTTCATTCAAATACCCGTTTGTGACAAGCACAGTCTTTAGCCCTTCCTGTCTAAAAGCTTTTGCCACATCCATTACATATTCAAACCAGATGGTAGGTTCATTGTAAGTAAAAGCAATACCGATGCACTTGGGGTCTTTCTTGGCAAGAGCAATTAGCTTTTCAGTCTCAACCTCGAATACATTTGGAGTTAGCTGGGAAATCTCAAAGTTCTGGCAGTGAAGGCATCTAAACGAACACCCAAATGTCCCTATAGAGAGTATGCTTGACCCTGGATAAAAATGATAAAGAGGTTTTTTCTCTATAGGGTCAAATGCAATTGAAGAAATACAGCCATAGTTTAGCGAAAAAAGCCTGCCATCAACATTTTTTCTTACCCTGCAAAAACCAGTGCTGCCCTGTGGTAGAATGCATCCATGCGGACAGAGCTTGCATTTGACTTTTTTACCTTCAAGCTTTTCATAATATCTTGCCTCAACCATTCTACCCTCTTCCCTTACTTGTGTCTTTCAACTGTAAACCTTTCTATCTCAAAATCTTCACTTTCATAGTCAATTCCTGCTTTTCTGCAGGCGATTCTTAGCTGCTCTTCAACTGTGTCAACCCCTTCAAGGTCAGGAAGCAAAAGCCCTTGCCTTGTCCCTTTTCTCACAATAACCCCATATTTTTTAGGGTCAAGCTCATCAATTGAGCTTACCTTCTCAGGTGGACTTAGAATATCAACATCATACACTAAACTTTCAAGCTCATCTTCTCTGACCTCTTCAAACCTCGGGTCGTGAAACCCTGCTGCAACAGCATTTCTGATTATCTCTTTTGCGATATTCTCCTGTGTGGGGAAAATTGTGCCTATACAGCCTCTTAAATTCCCATCTTTTTTGATTGACACAAAAACTCCTGCTCTTTCTTTTAGCATCCTTTCTGTGACATAATCTGGTATGTGGTCTAAGTACCTGCGGTGTCTTACATAGTATTCTAAGCTTTCTCTTGCAAGTCTTATATATTCATCTTCATTTTCTCTTATCTTTTTAAGTCTCTCTTCTCTTTTTTTCACTATCTCATCAAGCAAAGAAGAATTTGCTTCCCCTTTCTGGTAAAAGGCAGCAACACAGTATCCAACACCAAATGGTCCTTCATAAGAATAAACCTTGGATTCTACTTCATACCCCTCAAATGCTCCAAGCAAAACCTTTATGGACCTAAAACCGCATTCTGCCGCCTTTTCTGAAAGCTCAGGGTCTATGCTATAGAGTGCTCGTACATTGCTACTTTGCAAAAGTTCAACCAAAAGTCTGTCAAACTCAGGTCCTTCTTTTGCAAACCCATAAGGTCCATCGTAAGAGAGTTTGTGCGAAAGGTCACCTGAAGCTACAATCAAGCCTCTTTTCCCTTGTTTTTCGATTGCTCTTTTGAGTATCATTCCATATTTATAAAGCTTTATATCATCAAGCATACAGTAAGATGTGTGAATAAGCTCAAATTCTTTATACTTTTTGGTGATAAAATAAAGCGGGACTAATGCTCCATGGTCAAGTTCTCGCGAAACTCCATATCTTTTTTGAATTTTGTCTGACACAAACCCAACTGTCAAACCTTCCTGGCTACACATCTTTGCTATGTCTTGAACTATCTCAAGGTTATTTTTAAACCTAAATTCAATTCCATATACACCCCATCTTGCAAGGCTTCCACTAATTTCTGGCTTGTCGTTCAAGAAAAAAGCATCCGAAAACACAGGTGCATGGGGTGATATTATGACTATGACCTCAGGTTTGTATTCAGCTATCTCATCTGCTACTTTTTCCAAAGCATCTAAGGTTGCCTGGCACTTTTTCTCCTCGCCTCTCCCAATCTCGGGAATCAAGACTGGTGGATGTGGCAGTAAATACCCTACCATTTTTGCCTGCCCCTTACTTTGATTTTTTTCAAGTTTTCATATATAATATTTTACCCTTTTTTTGTGCCTGCTTCTACTACTCAAATATTAAAAAGTTGTTACAAAACAAAAACGGTCGGCAAAATTTTACTCCCGACCGCATAAATAACTTAAATGAACTATTTTTTTGCTAAATTTCATTCAAGATACCTTTTAAATATTCAAACCCAAGCCTTAGTCCCTCTTTTACTTTTTCTTCAGTCCCCTCATACTCTGGGTCCTCGTGTTCTATGCTCACAACAAAGTTATACCCGTTTTGTTTTAGCTCTTTCAAAAATGCTTTCCAGTCAATCTCGCCACGACCTGGCATTCTGTACACCCAATATCCCATATCCCATTCATTTTTTCTTTGAATTTGGCTACCAAAAATAGAATATTTATTGAGCTTGTCTTTCAAAATCTGAGTATCCTTTGCATGGACATGGAATATTTTGTCTTTGAACTCTTTTATGACCGAAACAGGGTCAATCCCAAGCCAAATAAGGTGTGACGGGTCAAGGTTCAAACCAAAGTTGTCGTAAGGCAGCCTTGAAAACATCTCTTCCCAAAGTTCTGGTGAATATGAGATTGTACCCATCCATCCACCGTTTGGGTTCCAGCCCGGCATAGGGCAGTTTTCAATTATAATAGAAACTCCTTTTTCCTTTGCATACTCCAAAATCTCTTTAAAGACAATCTCAAACTCATCAAAGTTTTCCTTGATTGTCTTGTTATAGTTTCTCCCAACAAAGGTCCCAACATACTTGACGCCAAGAAGGTTTGCTGCATCAATCACCTTTTTTAAATGGTCATGGTAAGATTTTCTTATCACAAGGTCAGGGTGCAGGTTGTTGTCATAGTACGCAAGAGAAGAAATTTGCATATTGTTCTGCTCAAAAAGTTTTTTGATTCTTTCAGCTTGCTCTTCTGTAAGATTTGCAACATCCAAGTTTGTACCAGAGTAGTCTCTGGTATTTTTTACAGGCCAGCACGCAACCTCCAGCATCTCAAAACCAATGCTTTTTGCCCACACAACAAGATTTTCAAGGCTTTCTCTTGGAAGACAGGCTGTTAAAAATCCAAGTTTCATTACCGTCAGCTCCCCTTTCCATCTTTAGAATTTGGACCAATGCTTAATAATCAATCCTCACAATTCTGCCAGTCTTTGCTGACTCAAAACATGCAAATACAACCTTCATGGTCTTTAAACCTTCTTCCCCAGAAATTTTGGGTGGTGTGTTTGTCAAGATACAATCAATAAATTCGTCTACCACACCTGATTTTGTTTGTCTTTCGTTTGTCTGCATTGTATCAAGCTCAAAATATGCTTTTTGACCGTTTGCATATCTTATTATCATCGAAAATTTTGGGTCTGCGTAAAGTGTAATTGAACCCTTCTCACAGTAGATTACAGTGGAGTTATCTTCACTTCCCGGGTATGTCCATGAAGCTGTGAGCGTTCCAATCGCGCCGCTCTGTGTCTTTAAAATGCAGACTGCATTGTCGTCAACGTCAATTGGCTTACCATTTGGATACTTCTTGGAAAGAGTTGTAACAAACGCAGCTGCCTCAACAAACTCCTCACCAAGCAAAAATCTCATAAGGTCAATCTTATGAACTCCAAGGTCGCCCATAGCACCAAAACTTGCTGTTTCTTTGTGGAAAAACCATGTATCGGGCTTGTCTGAGCTCCAGCTCTCAGGTCCGCCATGACCAAAGGTAGTTTTAAAACTCAGCACTTTCCCAAGCTCACCGCTTTGTATTATCTCTTTTGCCTTTTTGTGGGCGCTATTAAACCTTTGGTTGTGAGCAATCATCAAAAACTTGCCCATCTCTTTTGCAGTCTCTACCATCATTCTGCATTCATCTTCTGTTGTTGCCATTGGCTTTTCGCAGAGAACATGAGCACCCTCTTTTAAAGCTTTTATGGTAGCATCAGCATGAAGATAATTTGGCGTTGCAACTATTACCGCATCAGGTTTTATTTCTTTGAGCATCTTTTCGTAATCATCATAGACATTTTCAACTTCAAACTTTTCTGCAATAGCTTTTGCATGTTCTAAATTCCTGTCACATACAGCAACAAGCTCAACATTGGGATTTTGCTTTGCCTCCGGAGCATGTCTGTGCTTTGTAATAGAACCACATCCGATTATTGCAAACCTTAGCTTTTTCAATTTAGCCTTCCCCCTTTATTGGTGTAATTGATTACATAAAATATTATATCTCATTGTGTAATCAATTACAATGGTTTTAAAATAAAAAAATAAACATCAAGCAGACTCTCGTGTTTTGAGCTCATGAGGAAGTATAATCTTTTGTTTTTTAAAAGTATCAGGACTTTCAAGCGTATCAATCAAAATCTGTGCAGCCTTTTCGCCTATTGAGTACATGGGCTGTGCAACAGTTGTGATTGAAGGCTCATACAACCTTGACATCATGATATTGTCAAAACCTGTCACAGAAAACTCATCAGGGATTTTAAGCCCCAGAGCTTTGGCAGCCTTTATCGCTCCAACTGCCATCAAATCTGAAGAGCAGGCAATTGCATCGTATTTTTTAAGACAACAAAGATTTTTTAGCTTCTCATAAAGCTCTGCCCAACCATAGCTGCATCTTATGACGTTCTCTTCTCTAAACTCCAATCCATTTTCTTCAAGAGCTTTTCTGTATCCTTCTTTCCTTTCAAACTCAGAAGGGATGTCTTCGTTTCCAATTGCGCATAGAATATTCTTCTTGCCTTTTTTTATAAGGTAGTCTACAACGTCATAAAACGCTCTTTTGTGGTCTATTGCTACATATGAAGTGTCCAAAAAAGGATAAAACTCACATGCTTGAACAATCCTTCTTGTGTCAAGCCCCTTGCAAAAATCAATCTCAATCTTTGCAGATGCAATTATCGCCCCATCAACCTGTTTTCTTTCTATAAGCTTTAAATACTCAGCTGCAATTTCAGGACTGTTTTGTGTTGTGCAGAGAAGTATACCATAACCATTCTTTCGCGCAGTATCCTCAATACCTTTAACAACACGTGCAAAGTAGTTATTAGCAATTGTAGGAAGTATAACTAATATCAGATTTGACTTGTCCTTGCGAAAATTTCTTGCAAGAAGGTTTGGTTTAAATCCCAGCTCTTCTATCGCCTTTAAAACCTTCTGACGCGTCTGTTCAGAGACCTTCTCTGAGTTATTGAGAACCCTTGAAACTGTTGCAACAGAGACACCAGCTCTTTTCGCAACATCTTTTACTGTTGGCATTTTACACCCCCAGATACTTTTACTTCTGCTTTTTATTTTATACCTTTGGCAAAATCCTTGCAACCTTTGTAATTATTTTGAATTATATCCGAACAATAGCGTCAAGTTACTGTCTTTCTTGGGCTCTTCTTATTCTTACCTTGAAGAAAATCAAAACTGTGCACAAAAGGGTAAAGATTGTAGCAAGCACAAAAGGCAAACTTTTCGAAAAGGTATAACACTGCCCGGCTATTGCACCAACCGGCATTGAAAAAAGAGAGATTAAAAACATTGTGATTGACAGAACATGCGCTCTTCTTTCATCATCAACAGAATTTGCCAAGATAGCATCAACAAATGAATAATACACTGCAGCTCCTATGCTGCCAAGCACTGTCACAACTATCA harbors:
- a CDS encoding sugar phosphate isomerase/epimerase family protein, which gives rise to MKLGFLTACLPRESLENLVVWAKSIGFEMLEVACWPVKNTRDYSGTNLDVANLTEEQAERIKKLFEQNNMQISSLAYYDNNLHPDLVIRKSYHDHLKKVIDAANLLGVKYVGTFVGRNYNKTIKENFDEFEIVFKEILEYAKEKGVSIIIENCPMPGWNPNGGWMGTISYSPELWEEMFSRLPYDNFGLNLDPSHLIWLGIDPVSVIKEFKDKIFHVHAKDTQILKDKLNKYSIFGSQIQRKNEWDMGYWVYRMPGRGEIDWKAFLKELKQNGYNFVVSIEHEDPEYEGTEEKVKEGLRLGFEYLKGILNEI
- the amrA gene encoding AmmeMemoRadiSam system protein A encodes the protein MVGYLLPHPPVLIPEIGRGEEKKCQATLDALEKVADEIAEYKPEVIVIISPHAPVFSDAFFLNDKPEISGSLARWGVYGIEFRFKNNLEIVQDIAKMCSQEGLTVGFVSDKIQKRYGVSRELDHGALVPLYFITKKYKEFELIHTSYCMLDDIKLYKYGMILKRAIEKQGKRGLIVASGDLSHKLSYDGPYGFAKEGPEFDRLLVELLQSSNVRALYSIDPELSEKAAECGFRSIKVLLGAFEGYEVESKVYSYEGPFGVGYCVAAFYQKGEANSSLLDEIVKKREERLKKIRENEDEYIRLARESLEYYVRHRRYLDHIPDYVTERMLKERAGVFVSIKKDGNLRGCIGTIFPTQENIAKEIIRNAVAAGFHDPRFEEVREDELESLVYDVDILSPPEKVSSIDELDPKKYGVIVRKGTRQGLLLPDLEGVDTVEEQLRIACRKAGIDYESEDFEIERFTVERHK
- a CDS encoding LacI family DNA-binding transcriptional regulator; translated protein: MPTVKDVAKRAGVSVATVSRVLNNSEKVSEQTRQKVLKAIEELGFKPNLLARNFRKDKSNLILVILPTIANNYFARVVKGIEDTARKNGYGILLCTTQNSPEIAAEYLKLIERKQVDGAIIASAKIEIDFCKGLDTRRIVQACEFYPFLDTSYVAIDHKRAFYDVVDYLIKKGKKNILCAIGNEDIPSEFERKEGYRKALEENGLEFREENVIRCSYGWAELYEKLKNLCCLKKYDAIACSSDLMAVGAIKAAKALGLKIPDEFSVTGFDNIMMSRLYEPSITTVAQPMYSIGEKAAQILIDTLESPDTFKKQKIILPHELKTRESA
- a CDS encoding Gfo/Idh/MocA family protein, which translates into the protein MKKLRFAIIGCGSITKHRHAPEAKQNPNVELVAVCDRNLEHAKAIAEKFEVENVYDDYEKMLKEIKPDAVIVATPNYLHADATIKALKEGAHVLCEKPMATTEDECRMMVETAKEMGKFLMIAHNQRFNSAHKKAKEIIQSGELGKVLSFKTTFGHGGPESWSSDKPDTWFFHKETASFGAMGDLGVHKIDLMRFLLGEEFVEAAAFVTTLSKKYPNGKPIDVDDNAVCILKTQSGAIGTLTASWTYPGSEDNSTVIYCEKGSITLYADPKFSMIIRYANGQKAYFELDTMQTNERQTKSGVVDEFIDCILTNTPPKISGEEGLKTMKVVFACFESAKTGRIVRIDY